In Flammeovirgaceae bacterium 311, one DNA window encodes the following:
- a CDS encoding hypothetical protein (COG1139 Uncharacterized conserved protein containing a ferredoxin-like domain), whose product MSSQKTHADLAEKFNQAAERVSWHDDTLWFVRQKRDNAARGVEDWEQLREIASAIKDNVLSRLHDYLVEFEARAKENGIQVHWARDAAEHNSIVHSIFVKHGVKQAVKSKSMLTEECHLNVYLEQQGIEVIDSDLGERIVQLAGEPPSHIVLPAIHKKKEEVGELFHKHLGSAKGEKDAQVLTETARQHLREVFLSRKIALTGVNFAIAQTGEFVVCTNEGNADMGAHLADVHIACMGIEKIIPKREHLGVFLRLLARSATGQPITTYSSHFKKPRPGQEMHLVLVDNGRSSRLGEESFRNSLKCIRCGACMNTCPVYRRSGGHSYHYAIAGPIGAILAPSLDKKEFADLPFASTLCGSCTHVCPVKINIHEQLYQWRQVLVQDGYVNKGKQLSMQAMKVVLSSPSLFRLSGKAGRKIMNLAPFALNHRLNPWYKQREMPGVPESSFEEWYRKNRK is encoded by the coding sequence ATGAGCAGTCAAAAAACACATGCAGATTTAGCTGAAAAGTTTAACCAGGCAGCAGAGCGGGTTTCCTGGCATGATGATACCCTGTGGTTTGTGCGGCAAAAACGCGATAATGCAGCAAGGGGGGTGGAAGATTGGGAACAACTACGGGAGATTGCCTCTGCCATAAAAGATAATGTACTTTCCCGCCTGCATGATTACCTGGTAGAATTTGAAGCAAGGGCCAAAGAAAATGGTATACAGGTGCACTGGGCCAGGGATGCAGCAGAGCACAATTCCATTGTACATTCCATTTTTGTAAAACATGGAGTAAAGCAGGCTGTTAAGAGCAAATCCATGCTCACAGAAGAGTGTCACCTGAACGTTTACCTCGAGCAGCAGGGGATCGAAGTTATTGACTCAGACCTTGGAGAGCGCATTGTGCAGCTGGCCGGGGAACCCCCCAGTCATATAGTACTGCCGGCCATCCATAAAAAAAAGGAAGAGGTAGGTGAGCTTTTTCACAAGCACCTGGGCTCTGCCAAAGGCGAAAAGGATGCGCAGGTGCTCACTGAAACAGCACGCCAGCACCTGCGGGAGGTTTTCCTAAGCAGAAAAATAGCCTTAACCGGTGTAAACTTTGCCATTGCCCAGACTGGTGAATTCGTAGTATGCACCAACGAAGGCAATGCAGACATGGGGGCCCACCTGGCCGATGTGCACATTGCCTGTATGGGAATTGAAAAGATCATTCCAAAGCGGGAACATCTGGGTGTATTTTTGAGATTACTGGCTCGCAGTGCCACCGGGCAACCCATCACTACCTATTCCAGCCATTTTAAAAAGCCCAGGCCCGGACAGGAAATGCACCTGGTGCTGGTAGATAACGGCAGAAGCAGCAGGCTCGGAGAAGAAAGCTTCAGGAATTCCCTGAAATGCATCCGCTGCGGGGCCTGTATGAACACCTGCCCCGTTTACCGCAGAAGCGGAGGCCACAGCTACCATTATGCCATTGCCGGACCTATAGGCGCTATTCTGGCACCAAGCCTGGATAAAAAAGAATTCGCTGACCTCCCCTTCGCATCAACCCTTTGTGGTTCCTGTACGCATGTGTGCCCGGTCAAGATCAACATCCATGAGCAGCTATACCAGTGGCGGCAGGTGCTGGTGCAGGATGGCTACGTGAACAAAGGCAAGCAGTTAAGTATGCAGGCCATGAAGGTAGTACTCTCCTCTCCCAGCCTTTTCCGCTTATCAGGCAAGGCCGGCAGAAAAATAATGAATCTGGCCCCATTTGCGCTTAACCACCGGCTCAACCCCTGGTATAAGCAAAGAGAAATGCCGGGTGTGCCGGAAAGCTCCTTTGAAGAATGGTACCGCAAAAACAGGAAATAG
- a CDS encoding carbohydrate kinase FGGY (COG1070 Sugar (pentulose and hexulose) kinases): MPQPVIAIFDVGKTNKKLFLFDEEYEIVFERSARFAETQDEDGYPCENLESLRLSVFDSLMEVFRLREFSIKAINFTSYGASLVYLDKGGKPLTPLYNYLKPYPDDLQEQFYNNWGGAEDFAKATASPALGSLNSGLQLYRLKKEKPELFQKVHQALHFPQYLSHLISGAYYSDLTSIGCHTGLWNFEKNSYHSWVEKEGILEKLAPIAAYDHTVPTCFPGASMLTGIGLHDSSAALIPYLESFHEPFVLISTGTWCISLNPFNQQPLTAAELANDCLCYLDYKGRPVKASRLFAGMEHEQQVKRIAAHFNQGAARYRSLTFDPALVAKLQQQEALGGEGATLPEDQGPDLSIFGKRDLSAFSSSEEAYHQLVLDLVREQVKSTKLVLKQSPVKRIFLDGGFSRNSVFMNLLASFFPHIEVYAASMAQATAAGTALAIHKSWNTKPKPTDIIKLKFYSPTQKMVV; the protein is encoded by the coding sequence ATGCCTCAACCAGTTATAGCCATCTTTGATGTAGGCAAGACCAACAAAAAGCTCTTTCTCTTCGATGAGGAGTATGAGATTGTTTTTGAGCGCTCTGCCAGATTTGCAGAAACACAGGATGAAGATGGCTACCCCTGCGAGAACCTGGAGAGCCTGAGGCTCTCTGTATTTGATTCCTTGATGGAGGTGTTCAGACTCAGGGAATTTTCCATCAAAGCGATTAACTTCACCAGCTATGGAGCCAGCCTGGTATACCTGGATAAAGGGGGAAAACCCCTGACCCCGCTCTACAATTACCTTAAACCTTACCCGGACGACTTACAGGAGCAGTTCTACAACAACTGGGGTGGAGCAGAAGATTTTGCTAAAGCCACTGCTTCTCCTGCACTGGGCAGCCTGAACTCCGGCCTTCAGCTCTACCGCCTGAAAAAGGAGAAACCTGAGCTTTTCCAAAAGGTACATCAGGCGCTGCACTTTCCCCAGTACCTAAGCCATTTGATCAGCGGCGCTTACTACTCAGACCTAACCAGTATTGGCTGCCACACCGGCCTGTGGAACTTTGAAAAAAACAGCTACCACAGTTGGGTAGAAAAAGAAGGTATACTGGAAAAGCTGGCACCCATTGCTGCCTATGACCATACTGTACCTACCTGTTTTCCCGGCGCCAGTATGCTTACAGGTATTGGGCTCCATGATAGTTCTGCTGCGCTAATCCCTTACCTGGAAAGCTTCCATGAACCTTTTGTGCTTATCTCAACCGGTACCTGGTGCATCAGCCTAAATCCATTTAACCAGCAGCCCCTTACTGCAGCCGAGCTTGCAAACGATTGTCTCTGCTACCTGGATTATAAAGGAAGACCAGTGAAAGCCTCCAGGCTCTTTGCAGGTATGGAGCACGAGCAGCAGGTGAAAAGAATAGCCGCTCACTTTAACCAGGGAGCTGCCCGCTACCGCAGCCTTACCTTTGATCCGGCACTGGTGGCAAAGCTGCAGCAGCAGGAGGCTTTAGGTGGCGAAGGAGCAACTTTGCCTGAAGATCAGGGGCCTGATTTAAGTATTTTTGGTAAAAGAGACCTTTCTGCTTTTTCCTCATCAGAGGAGGCGTATCATCAGCTGGTGCTGGATCTGGTCAGGGAGCAGGTAAAATCTACAAAGCTGGTATTGAAACAGAGTCCGGTAAAGCGTATCTTTCTGGACGGCGGCTTTAGCAGGAACAGTGTATTCATGAACCTGCTGGCCAGCTTTTTCCCCCACATAGAAGTCTATGCCGCCTCTATGGCACAGGCTACTGCTGCGGGAACTGCCCTGGCCATCCATAAAAGCTGGAACACCAAACCTAAACCCACTGATATCATCAAACTTAAATTCTACTCCCCTACTCAAAAAATGGTAGTATGA
- a CDS encoding xylose isomerase domain-containing protein (COG4952 Predicted sugar isomerase): MSIEKYHIEEHNQQLLSSHQRRLNYLSQEFAPIEGVLQKLIDFQIAIPSWALGTGGTRFGRFSGMGEPRSLEEKIEDVGLLHQLNRSSGAISLHIPWDIPKDIAGIKALADHHGLIFDAVNSNTFQDQPAQQHSYKFGSMQHVDKKVRQQAVEHNLEVIHYGKELGSDSLTVWLADGSSFPGQLNFRKAFENTLESLQQVYAALPDHWKMYVEYKAFEPNFYSTTIGDWGQSLLYANKLGPKAYTLVDLGHHLPNANIEQIVSLLLMEGKLGGFHFNDSKYGDDDLTTGSIKPYQLFLIFNELVEGMDARGMNHARDLGWMIDASHNLKDPLEDLLQSVEAIMIAYAQALLVDRKALEEAQKNNDVAASQELLQGVFRTDVRPLVAEARLRAGGALQPLQLYRSQGLRQQKINQRGKETVASGL, encoded by the coding sequence ATGAGCATAGAAAAATATCATATCGAGGAGCACAATCAACAGCTCTTATCCTCTCACCAGCGAAGGCTGAACTACCTCTCACAGGAATTTGCCCCCATAGAAGGGGTACTCCAAAAGCTAATAGATTTCCAGATAGCCATTCCCAGCTGGGCCCTTGGCACCGGCGGCACCCGCTTTGGCAGGTTCTCGGGCATGGGTGAGCCACGCAGCCTGGAAGAAAAGATAGAAGATGTAGGCCTGCTGCACCAGCTAAACCGCTCCAGTGGTGCCATCTCCCTGCACATTCCCTGGGATATTCCCAAAGATATAGCCGGCATCAAAGCCCTGGCCGACCATCACGGGCTTATCTTTGATGCGGTTAACTCCAACACCTTTCAGGACCAGCCCGCACAGCAACACAGCTATAAGTTTGGCTCCATGCAGCATGTAGACAAAAAAGTAAGACAGCAGGCGGTGGAGCATAACCTGGAGGTGATTCACTACGGCAAGGAATTAGGAAGTGACTCCCTGACTGTCTGGCTGGCAGATGGTTCTTCATTCCCTGGACAGCTCAACTTCAGAAAAGCCTTTGAAAACACCCTGGAGAGCCTGCAGCAGGTGTATGCTGCCCTGCCGGATCACTGGAAGATGTATGTGGAGTATAAAGCCTTTGAACCTAATTTTTACTCCACCACTATTGGCGATTGGGGCCAGTCCCTGCTCTATGCCAATAAACTTGGCCCGAAAGCTTATACACTGGTAGACCTGGGCCACCACCTGCCCAACGCAAACATTGAGCAGATCGTGTCCCTGCTCCTGATGGAAGGAAAGCTGGGCGGTTTCCACTTCAACGACTCCAAATATGGTGATGATGACCTGACCACCGGCTCCATCAAACCCTATCAGCTCTTTTTGATCTTCAATGAACTGGTGGAAGGCATGGATGCAAGGGGCATGAACCATGCCAGGGACCTGGGCTGGATGATCGATGCTTCTCATAACCTGAAAGATCCACTGGAGGACCTGCTGCAGTCTGTAGAAGCCATTATGATTGCCTATGCACAGGCACTGCTGGTGGATAGAAAAGCGTTGGAAGAAGCCCAGAAAAATAATGATGTAGCTGCATCACAGGAGCTGCTACAGGGGGTATTCAGAACAGATGTACGCCCGCTGGTGGCAGAGGCAAGGCTAAGAGCAGGCGGAGCCCTGCAGCCACTGCAGCTCTACCGTAGCCAGGGGCTAAGGCAGCAGAAGATTAACCAGCGAGGAAAGGAAACAGTAGCAAGCGGATTATAA
- a CDS encoding short chain dehydrogenase (COG3347 Uncharacterized conserved protein), producing the protein MEQLVKKPSFSHVSYLWDEQVAAKLAGDEVGLLIYRSNLLGADLRLTNYGGGNTSCKTTAKDPLTGRQTEVMWVKGSGGDLGTLKRSGLAALYVERLRSLTNVYRGIEHEDEMVELFNHCIFDLSSKAPSIDTPLHGFLPFRHIDHLHPDAAIAIAAAKDGKQITQDLFEGTIGWVDWQRPGFDLGLKMQQCLQENPGIRGIMLGSHGLFTWGATAYESYINTLEVIERCAEYIEEKTGKNGAVFGGAKLESLAQTDRQKQAAALAPVLRGFCSSERHMIGHFTDDARVLEFINSKDLDRLAPMGTSCPDHFLRTKISPLVLELAPDEDLSDVAALKERLAPAFEEYRQMYREYYNTCKHPNSPAIRDSNPVIILYPGVGMFSFAKDKQTARVAAEFYTNAINVMRGAEAISQYTSLPRQEAFNIEYWLLEEAKLQRMPKPKALSGKIALVTGSAGGIGKAIAKRFIAEGAVVVINDNDEQRLRQAKEDFTKEYSSDQYTTALLDVTKTEQIREAYNITALAFGGIDIVVNCAGLSISKPIEEHTEQDWDLLYDVLVKGQFTVTQAGVEIMRKQQLGGDVLNIVSKNALVSGPNNAGYGSAKAAQLHLSRLNAAELGKDRIRVNVVNPDAVISDSKIWESGWAQGRAKAYGVTVEELPAFYARRTLLGEIILPEDIASACFAFVGGALNKSTGNVLNVDGGVAMAFVR; encoded by the coding sequence ATGGAACAATTAGTAAAAAAGCCGAGCTTCAGCCATGTTAGCTACCTCTGGGATGAACAGGTAGCAGCCAAACTGGCCGGCGACGAAGTAGGTCTTTTAATTTACCGCTCTAACCTGCTGGGAGCAGACCTGCGCCTGACTAACTACGGTGGCGGCAATACCTCCTGTAAAACCACTGCCAAAGATCCTCTTACCGGCCGGCAAACAGAGGTAATGTGGGTGAAGGGCTCCGGAGGAGATTTAGGCACCCTCAAGCGCAGCGGCCTTGCTGCCCTGTATGTAGAGCGCCTGCGCAGCCTCACCAATGTTTACAGAGGCATCGAGCATGAAGATGAGATGGTGGAGCTGTTCAACCACTGCATCTTCGATCTTTCCTCTAAAGCCCCTTCCATCGACACACCCTTACATGGCTTTCTGCCCTTCCGCCACATAGACCACCTGCACCCCGATGCTGCCATTGCCATAGCAGCGGCAAAAGACGGTAAGCAGATTACGCAAGACCTTTTTGAGGGCACTATCGGCTGGGTAGACTGGCAGCGGCCAGGCTTCGACCTGGGTCTGAAAATGCAGCAGTGCCTGCAGGAGAATCCCGGTATCAGGGGCATTATGCTGGGCTCCCACGGCCTTTTTACCTGGGGAGCAACGGCTTATGAAAGCTACATCAATACCCTGGAAGTTATAGAGCGTTGTGCCGAATACATAGAAGAAAAAACGGGAAAGAACGGAGCTGTCTTTGGAGGTGCCAAACTGGAGAGTCTGGCCCAGACAGACAGGCAAAAGCAGGCTGCTGCACTGGCACCGGTGCTGCGGGGCTTCTGCTCCAGCGAGCGCCATATGATCGGCCATTTTACCGATGATGCACGGGTGCTGGAATTCATCAACTCCAAAGATCTGGACAGGCTTGCCCCAATGGGTACCAGCTGCCCTGACCACTTCCTGCGTACCAAGATCAGCCCCCTTGTGCTGGAACTGGCACCTGATGAAGATCTGTCTGATGTAGCGGCTCTGAAAGAAAGGCTGGCTCCTGCCTTTGAAGAGTACCGCCAGATGTATAGGGAGTACTACAACACCTGCAAACACCCCAACAGCCCTGCCATCAGGGACTCTAATCCGGTGATCATTCTTTATCCGGGTGTGGGCATGTTCTCTTTTGCCAAAGACAAGCAGACAGCCCGTGTGGCAGCAGAGTTCTACACCAACGCCATCAATGTGATGCGTGGTGCCGAAGCCATCTCCCAATATACTTCACTGCCTCGTCAGGAGGCCTTTAACATCGAATACTGGCTGCTGGAAGAAGCAAAGCTTCAGCGAATGCCTAAACCCAAAGCTCTCTCTGGTAAAATCGCCCTGGTAACAGGCAGTGCCGGAGGCATTGGTAAAGCCATTGCCAAAAGGTTTATTGCAGAAGGAGCCGTAGTGGTCATCAACGATAACGATGAACAAAGACTCCGGCAGGCAAAAGAAGACTTTACAAAGGAGTACAGCAGCGACCAGTATACCACTGCCCTCCTGGATGTAACTAAGACAGAGCAAATCAGGGAAGCTTATAATATAACAGCGCTTGCCTTTGGCGGGATTGATATTGTGGTGAACTGCGCGGGTCTTTCTATCTCCAAGCCCATAGAAGAGCATACGGAGCAAGACTGGGACCTGCTCTATGATGTATTGGTCAAAGGACAGTTTACTGTCACCCAGGCTGGTGTGGAGATCATGCGCAAGCAGCAGCTGGGCGGTGATGTGCTCAACATAGTGAGCAAGAATGCCCTGGTATCAGGTCCTAATAATGCCGGCTACGGCTCTGCCAAGGCAGCACAGCTGCACCTTAGCCGCCTTAACGCAGCAGAATTGGGCAAAGACAGAATTCGGGTGAATGTGGTAAACCCCGATGCAGTGATCTCGGACAGCAAAATCTGGGAAAGTGGCTGGGCACAGGGCAGAGCCAAAGCCTATGGTGTAACTGTAGAAGAGCTGCCGGCTTTCTACGCCAGGCGCACCCTTCTGGGAGAGATCATCTTACCTGAAGATATTGCCAGCGCCTGCTTTGCCTTCGTAGGCGGAGCCCTGAACAAATCCACTGGCAATGTACTGAATGTAGATGGTGGTGTGGCCATGGCCTTTGTTCGCTAG
- a CDS encoding hypothetical protein (COG1457 Purine-cytosine permease and related proteins) produces MFSKKKFFKKLDSVNEYERQPIPGNKLKGWKSFVGMYAGEHTAGTEFVIGPLFVAHGASAPDLIFGLLVGNILAVLSWVFLTARVSVKTRITLYYQLEKIAGKRFSLIYNLINALMFCFLAGSMIAVSATAIGIPFDLAMPSLHDIFPSSIGWVITVLIVGIVTTMVAMFGFEQVSRFANVAAPWMIMIFIAAAVGVLPELGINSLADFWPVAESKIWTGVPLEGQSKFTFWHIMFFAWFCNMAMHIGMADMSILRYAKKWQYGFSSATGVFLGHYIAWIASGILYSLFLIESNNSTEFAPGPIAYRAAGIAGALCVVIAGWTTANPTLYRAGLAIQSINPKWKTWKVTLFVGGLTTIAACFPALVMQLLEFVALYGLILMPLGAIIYMDVFLLKKIGLQDNYAERTNSSFNMSVAITWGLTLVLCLFLNMALNIDIFFLGLPGWFAAVFIYILASKLLQKKPPFQNDVPSSQPDKPETMLVS; encoded by the coding sequence ATGTTCAGCAAGAAGAAATTTTTCAAAAAGCTTGATTCTGTAAATGAATACGAGCGCCAGCCTATCCCGGGCAACAAATTAAAAGGCTGGAAAAGCTTTGTTGGAATGTATGCCGGTGAACATACAGCAGGCACAGAGTTTGTGATCGGGCCCCTGTTTGTAGCTCATGGGGCCAGTGCTCCCGATCTTATCTTTGGTTTGCTTGTTGGTAATATTCTGGCAGTACTTAGCTGGGTTTTCTTAACTGCGCGCGTATCTGTTAAAACCAGGATCACCCTCTATTATCAGCTGGAAAAAATTGCCGGAAAGCGCTTCTCTTTGATTTACAATCTGATCAATGCCCTGATGTTTTGTTTCCTGGCAGGCTCCATGATTGCTGTTTCTGCCACTGCCATAGGCATTCCCTTCGATCTGGCAATGCCTTCCCTTCATGATATATTTCCCAGCAGCATTGGCTGGGTTATCACTGTGCTGATCGTTGGCATAGTAACTACCATGGTTGCCATGTTTGGTTTTGAGCAGGTATCACGCTTTGCCAATGTGGCAGCACCCTGGATGATCATGATATTCATTGCTGCAGCCGTTGGTGTTTTACCTGAACTGGGCATCAACTCTCTCGCTGATTTCTGGCCGGTGGCAGAAAGTAAAATCTGGACTGGTGTGCCCCTGGAGGGACAAAGTAAATTTACGTTCTGGCATATCATGTTCTTTGCCTGGTTCTGTAACATGGCTATGCATATTGGCATGGCCGATATGTCTATTTTACGCTATGCTAAAAAGTGGCAATATGGATTTTCCTCTGCTACCGGTGTTTTCCTGGGCCATTACATTGCGTGGATCGCCTCCGGTATTCTGTACTCCCTGTTTCTAATCGAGTCAAATAACAGCACCGAGTTTGCCCCCGGTCCTATTGCCTACCGGGCTGCAGGTATTGCCGGTGCACTGTGCGTGGTAATTGCCGGATGGACTACGGCAAACCCTACACTTTACCGTGCAGGTCTGGCCATTCAGTCCATCAATCCAAAATGGAAAACATGGAAAGTAACACTTTTCGTAGGCGGCCTTACTACCATTGCTGCATGCTTTCCGGCCCTGGTAATGCAGCTCCTTGAGTTTGTGGCCCTATATGGATTGATATTGATGCCATTGGGCGCTATTATTTATATGGATGTATTCCTTCTTAAAAAAATTGGTCTGCAGGATAATTACGCAGAAAGAACCAACAGCTCCTTTAACATGTCGGTTGCCATTACCTGGGGGCTTACCCTTGTGCTTTGCCTGTTCTTAAACATGGCTCTAAATATTGATATTTTCTTCCTGGGGCTGCCAGGCTGGTTTGCTGCTGTATTCATTTATATCCTGGCCAGTAAGTTACTTCAGAAAAAACCTCCTTTTCAAAACGATGTACCTAGCAGTCAGCCAGATAAACCCGAAACCATGCTTGTATCATGA
- a CDS encoding transcriptional regulator (COG1609 Transcriptional regulators) → MKKKQTGIRDLARALNVSPSTVSKALNGVTQIKPQTRRAVEEMAKRMNYQPNQIAQNLRNNKTNILGVIVPNLISHFFAATISGIQDVAAAHGYNVIICQSNESFQKEEKLIQTLIASRVDGLLMSLSRETESFDHIQSIFAKRIPLVLFDRVCNEVTASKVTVDDHDGAFNATEHLIEKGYSRIAHISGPEHLSISKSRLAGYVDAHLKHSLEIDEVLIRHTNMLGDEVATQTQALLDLPNPPDAIFSINDLVATQVMSVIKSRGLRIPDDIALIGFTNIPEATLLEPSLTTVAQPAYELGEISATHILKQIQAPEDFKPQEIVLKTKLIARESTSLRKLQSIL, encoded by the coding sequence ATGAAAAAAAAACAAACAGGTATTCGTGATCTTGCACGTGCTTTAAATGTATCACCATCCACTGTTTCCAAAGCACTTAATGGTGTAACACAGATAAAGCCGCAAACAAGGCGGGCTGTAGAAGAGATGGCAAAACGCATGAATTATCAGCCTAATCAGATAGCTCAAAATCTTCGTAACAATAAAACTAACATCCTTGGGGTAATTGTCCCTAACCTAATCAGTCATTTTTTTGCCGCCACCATCAGTGGCATTCAGGATGTAGCTGCCGCGCATGGTTACAATGTCATTATCTGCCAGTCGAATGAATCGTTTCAGAAAGAAGAAAAGCTAATTCAAACCCTTATCGCCAGCCGGGTAGATGGTTTGCTGATGTCGTTATCAAGAGAAACGGAATCATTTGATCACATCCAGTCTATTTTTGCGAAGCGCATACCCTTGGTGCTCTTCGACAGGGTATGTAATGAGGTTACTGCCTCTAAAGTAACGGTTGATGATCACGATGGAGCCTTCAATGCAACGGAACATCTGATTGAAAAGGGCTATAGCAGAATTGCTCATATTTCCGGTCCGGAACATCTTTCGATCAGCAAAAGCAGGCTTGCAGGTTATGTAGATGCACACCTTAAACACTCCCTGGAAATTGATGAAGTACTCATCCGCCACACCAATATGCTGGGTGATGAAGTAGCTACTCAGACCCAGGCACTACTTGACCTGCCCAATCCGCCTGATGCTATCTTTAGTATAAATGACCTGGTGGCAACACAGGTAATGTCTGTCATCAAAAGCAGGGGATTGAGGATACCCGATGACATTGCGCTGATAGGTTTCACCAATATACCTGAAGCAACTTTGCTGGAGCCTTCTCTAACCACGGTAGCACAGCCTGCCTATGAACTGGGCGAAATTTCTGCCACTCATATCTTAAAGCAAATTCAAGCTCCGGAGGATTTTAAGCCTCAGGAAATTGTGCTGAAAACGAAGTTGATTGCCCGCGAGTCAACTTCTCTCAGGAAGCTTCAGAGTATTTTATAA
- a CDS encoding hypothetical protein (COG0247 Fe-S oxidoreductase): MTVGLFIPCYIDQFYPQVAIASLELLEKLGVKVEYPLNQSCCGQPMANAGFEHLSGGCNENFIKNFSSYDYVVSPSGSCVLHVKEHLHSANKEEKATDIRGRVYELTEFLTDILKVQELTARFPHKVGLHQSCHGLRGLCLAQMSERMAPPFSKPEHLLKLVNGLELVPLQRRDECCGFGGTFAITEEAVSVRMGIDRVRDHQHAGAEYITAADMSCLMHLEGILKRQNSSMKVMHIAEILNAGG; the protein is encoded by the coding sequence ATGACTGTAGGCCTGTTTATTCCATGCTACATCGATCAGTTTTACCCGCAGGTTGCTATTGCAAGTTTAGAGCTACTCGAAAAGCTGGGGGTAAAAGTGGAATACCCCCTCAACCAAAGCTGCTGCGGGCAACCCATGGCCAACGCAGGATTTGAGCACCTCAGCGGAGGCTGTAACGAAAATTTTATCAAAAATTTCTCTTCTTATGATTATGTGGTATCTCCCTCGGGCAGCTGTGTACTGCACGTGAAGGAACACCTGCACTCAGCGAACAAAGAGGAAAAAGCTACAGACATAAGAGGCAGGGTCTATGAACTAACAGAATTCCTGACAGATATCCTTAAGGTTCAAGAACTCACCGCAAGATTTCCGCATAAGGTGGGCCTGCACCAAAGCTGTCATGGCCTAAGGGGCTTGTGCCTGGCACAAATGAGCGAACGGATGGCTCCACCCTTTTCCAAACCAGAGCACCTTCTGAAACTTGTAAACGGACTGGAGCTGGTGCCTCTGCAACGGAGAGATGAATGCTGTGGCTTTGGCGGTACATTCGCCATTACTGAAGAGGCTGTATCGGTGAGGATGGGCATAGACAGAGTGCGGGATCATCAACATGCCGGTGCTGAATATATAACAGCTGCAGATATGTCATGCCTGATGCACCTGGAGGGAATTCTGAAAAGACAAAACAGTAGTATGAAAGTGATGCATATAGCAGAAATACTCAATGCAGGGGGATGA